A genomic region of Sulfobacillus acidophilus DSM 10332 contains the following coding sequences:
- a CDS encoding ABC-type transporter, integral membrane subunit (PFAM: Binding-protein-dependent transport system inner membrane component~COGs: COG0601 ABC-type dipeptide/oligopeptide/nickel transport systems permease components~InterPro IPR000515~KEGG: aac:Aaci_1899 binding-protein-dependent transport systems inner membrane component~PFAM: Binding-protein-dependent transport systems inner membrane component~SPTR: Binding-protein-dependent transport systems inner membrane component) yields the protein MSYFLRRLGFLVLSLWAAATINFILPRLMPGNPAILMIGRFKGQISPAALHALELQFGITHAPLWQQYLIYLNQLVHGQWGLSLTYYPVPVSKVIAQSLPWTVGLVGTATVLSVGLGVTLGVFTAWRRGGRWDTILPTLATFTAALPYFWLALLLLYGLGYEWHWFPLAHAYSTNLTPSFSLTFIFNVIRHALLPAITIVVSSIGGWLLGMRNNMIQTLGEDYVLFGEARGLSERRLMIHYAARNAILPSLTGFAMALGLVVGGALLTEVVFSYPGLGYQLLQAVQNEDYPLMQGLFLMIAFAVLVANFLVELVYAKLDPRTRGGVSS from the coding sequence ATGTCTTACTTTCTGCGCCGCTTAGGTTTCTTGGTGCTGTCCCTCTGGGCGGCCGCAACGATAAACTTCATTTTACCGCGGCTGATGCCCGGTAACCCGGCGATTTTAATGATTGGGCGGTTCAAGGGGCAAATCAGCCCCGCCGCCCTTCATGCCTTGGAACTGCAGTTTGGTATCACGCATGCGCCGCTTTGGCAGCAATATCTTATCTACTTAAATCAGTTGGTGCATGGCCAATGGGGCTTGTCGCTCACGTATTACCCGGTTCCGGTGTCTAAAGTGATTGCCCAAAGTCTGCCCTGGACGGTTGGCTTGGTGGGAACGGCTACGGTTCTTAGCGTTGGCCTGGGCGTTACGTTAGGGGTATTCACCGCCTGGCGCCGAGGAGGCCGCTGGGATACCATATTGCCCACTCTGGCGACATTTACCGCCGCTTTGCCCTATTTTTGGCTCGCGTTGTTATTGCTGTACGGCTTGGGCTACGAATGGCATTGGTTTCCTCTCGCGCATGCCTATTCGACGAATCTGACACCGTCATTCAGTCTGACCTTTATCTTCAATGTGATTCGCCATGCCCTTTTACCGGCGATAACCATTGTGGTGAGCTCGATTGGCGGATGGTTATTGGGCATGCGCAACAACATGATTCAAACCTTGGGGGAAGATTACGTCTTGTTTGGAGAAGCCCGCGGGTTGTCCGAACGGCGCTTAATGATCCACTATGCGGCCCGCAATGCCATCTTGCCGAGCCTGACCGGATTTGCCATGGCTTTGGGCCTGGTGGTCGGCGGCGCGCTGTTGACCGAAGTGGTATTTTCCTACCCGGGTTTGGGCTATCAGCTGTTGCAAGCGGTGCAAAACGAAGATTATCCCTTGATGCAGGGGCTCTTTTTAATGATTGCGTTCGCCGTCCTGGTGGCGAATTTCCTGGTCGAACTGGTTTATGCCAAGCTCGATCCCCGCACCCGAGGAGGAGTATCCTCATGA